A single window of Streptomyces sp. NBC_00464 DNA harbors:
- a CDS encoding class I SAM-dependent methyltransferase produces MRGAAGTQCPDDDGRARLAALPDAGYFDRWYADIADSTSRDAIVARMLQLPAYLRSTSLSTWQGVADVEEALRVPHDGLLLDIGCGRAGYGIEIAHRTGARLVGVDFSGHGAAAGGGRGGGAAAGRAGRVPGRHPAGHGPAGRRGGRGDVRGRGAVR; encoded by the coding sequence GTGAGGGGCGCCGCTGGGACACAATGCCCGGATGACGACGGACGAGCCCGCCTGGCGGCGCTGCCCGATGCCGGGTACTTCGACCGGTGGTACGCCGACATCGCGGACTCGACCAGCCGCGACGCGATCGTCGCCCGGATGCTGCAGCTGCCGGCGTACCTGCGCTCCACCAGCCTGTCTACCTGGCAGGGCGTCGCCGACGTGGAGGAGGCGCTGCGGGTGCCGCACGACGGGCTGCTGCTCGACATCGGCTGCGGCCGCGCCGGGTACGGCATCGAGATCGCCCACCGCACGGGCGCCCGGCTGGTCGGCGTGGACTTCTCCGGCCACGGCGCTGCGGCAGGCGGCGGACGCGGCGGCGGAGCGGCTGCCGGCCGGGCGGGCCGAGTTCCGGGTCGGCACCCTGCTGGACACGGGCCTGCCGGGCGGCGCGGCGGACGCGGTGATGTGCGTGGACGCGGTGCAGTTCGGTGA